From the genome of Palaemon carinicauda isolate YSFRI2023 chromosome 6, ASM3689809v2, whole genome shotgun sequence, one region includes:
- the LOC137642365 gene encoding uncharacterized protein has product MSLLDISKTPSGLDRQTWRASFLERWRLQGVRQNLDMKHFDPFAAYQRQNSKQGTSDGKNKTCLMKKKFLSAPILEENRNFINHGAVEGENELCNGNLYSPMADFKDDSDTQNAEIFKRAVEGENKLCNRESNLPTTNFEDDLDTQDQAIIKIEEFEDDSEMNYQSDNLSTSKSRPTSVDGIGNSKEISHSSNTAVYTVQSPCKKINMSRSPFEGVNNLQSSLTDVNQFQTSFKDIKRPRLSLGKIPKTSKCFCCQRNVKEDHFPEHLFFGEAKCSKCKSYFRNCQIFSAWASKYAFEYVKCDHNFVFVNDPFVYITENLSLGEAEHGLQNEELLSALEKYICKITSLESRFPWKYAINKCRYHIALQRHKNMHTSNNAQSDLGDSRNVSEYREAEYSKYSGYTEADSRDSSQISRGTEEVDDKGKDYFTLIERNGFSELTGEGKSNISGGFEDERSQNTKECSTPKRAEVTCSQFPHASYNGDTNHQLSDESLLSCMIGTSKGLEESLPNQIGLKNGTHEISSHKTSHHSKDKVCSKKRKNKQNSTTEKPFLKIDTYMSLSMVEQPSDGFYFITQSPIEECPNCYCILCPSRCTVNCKTFLITFICPDCDLVIYIANDDTIILTEEVDNSAGGLLN; this is encoded by the coding sequence ATGTCCCTGCTTGATATTTCCAAAACTCCTTCGGGGCTGGACCGTCAGACATGGAGAGCCAGTTTCCTCGAAAGGTGGAGATTGCAGGGTGTGAGACAAAACTTGGATATGAAGCACTTTGATCCTTTTGCAGCGTATCAAAGACAAAATTCTAAACAAGGAACGAGTGATGGTAAAAATAAAACATGCCTCATGAAGAAAAAATTTCTTTCAGCACCTATACTTGAGGAGAATAGAAACTTCATCAATCATGGAGCTGTGGAAGGTGAAAATGAACTCTGCAATGGAAACCTCTATTCACCAATGGCTGATTTTAAAGACGACTCAGATACGCAAAATGCAGAAATATTTAAAAGGGCTGTGGAAGGTGAGAATAAACTCTGCAATAGAGAGTCCAACTTACCAACGACTAATTTTGAAGATGATTTAGATACGCAAGATCAAGCAATAATCAAGATTGAAGAATTTGAGGATGACTCTGAAATGAATTATCAAAGTGATAACCTCTCCACATCGAAAAGTAGACCTACCTCAGTTGATGGGATAGGCAATTCAAAAGAAATATCTCACAGCAGTAATACTGCTGTCTACACAGTTCAGTCCCCTTGCAAAAAAATTAACATGTCTCGGTCACCTTTTGAAGGTGTAAACAATTTGCAATCATCTCTTACAGATGTAAACCAATTCCAGACATCTTTTAAAGATATAAAGAGACCGAGACTATCCCTTGGAAAAATTCCAAAGACTTCAAAATGTTTCTGCTGTCAGAGAAACGTGAAAGAGGACCACTTTCCTGAGCATCTGTTCTTTGGCGAGGCAAAATGTTCAAAATGTAAGAGTTACTTTAGAAACTGCCAGATCTTTTCGGCATGGGCATCAAAATACGCCTTCGAATATGTAAAATGTGACCACAATTTTGTGTTTGTGAATGATCCTTTCGTTTATATCACGGAGAACCTCTCTCTTGGCGAGGCTGAGCATGGCCTACAAAACGAGGAGCTTCTAAGTGCATTGGAAAAGTATATTTGCAAAATAACATCTTTGGAAAGCAGATTTCCATGGAAGTATGCCATAAACAAGTGCAGGTATCACATAGCTTTACAAAGGCATAAAAATATGCATACTTCTAACAATGCTCAGAGTGATCTGGGAGATTCAAGAAATGTCAGTGAATACAGAGAAGCAGAATATTCTAAATATTCAGGTTATACTGAAGCTGATTCACGAGATTCATCACAGATATCTAGAGGGACTGAAGAGGTGGATGACAAGGGAAAAGATTATTTTACTTTGATCGAAAGAAATGGGTTTTCTGAACTGACAGGCGAAGGGAAATCAAACATTTCTGGAGGCTTCGAGGATGAACGTTCTCAAAACACCAAGGAATGTTCAACTCCGAAAAGGGCTGAAGTGACATGTTCTCAATTTCCCCATGCCAGCTACAATGGAGATACAAATCATCAACTCTCCGATGAATCCCTACTTTCTTGTATGATTGGAACCAGCAAAGGCCTTGAGGAATCTCTGCCAAACCAAATAGGTCTTAAAAATGGTACCCATGAGATATCGAGCCACAAAACGAGTCATCACAGCAAAGATAAAGTTTGTTCTAAAAAACGAAAGAATAAACAAAACAGTACCACTGAAAAACCTTTTCTCAAAATCGACACTTACATGTCGCTGAGCATGGTGGAACAGCCTTCTGATGGTTTCTATTTTATAACCCAATCACCTATTGAGGAGTGTCCAAACTGTTACTGCATATTGTGTCCCTCAAGATGTACAGTAAATTGCAAAACATTCCTGATTACATTCATTTGTCCTGATTGTGATCTAGTTATATACATAGCAAATGACGATACTATTATTCTTACAGAGGAGGTTGATAACTCTGCGGGCGGATTATTGAATTAA